TACATGTAATATTTATGAAATCATTTCATTAGCTGTAAACTCttacaaaacaagacaagacAGATATGCTATGTGCAAAGGtccaaatgcaaaataaaatgaagagaTCACAGCATTCATACAAAAATTATttcagtactgcagtattttctTCCATCCTTGATAGTGGAAAAAAGCCTGGCAGTACTATGTGGCCTTTATTCTTTTCTTATCCTCTGATTTAGGTGGTATGATTTTAACTTCAAAGGGGATGAAGAATTCTAGAAGTGCCTTGGTGTGCTTCAGGTCTAAGCAGTACTCCTGGGCTATTTTTTCAGCAGTCCAAATTTTGGGGGAGTGTTTGTAGTTGTTGAGGACTGTCAGAGCCTCGACAATAGAAAGTTTGCCTTTTGGGACATTCTGAACGTCCGAAAAGCCAGAAGGGTTACCCTGCAATCTGGATTTTGGAAGCCTACGCTCTTCTTCCATCAGAGCTGGTACGTCCTTTTGCTTCAAGTCctaaacaccaaaaataaaatacataaggaaattttttttttttttttttccgacaGGCTTACTGAttagattatttttaaacagacttaagataagagttttgttttaataaatacatgtggatATTGCACACTTCCCTTTGACAATCTGATATAAAACCATACATGGGAAACATAagtcaaagaaaacacaaaatacaaatacagttaaGATAAAGCATTATATTAGGAACATGGGATTTAGACAGATAGAACTAAAGGCTGTACCAGGATTAATAGAGCACAGACATATCGTCGTTTGCTGCAAGACCACTCAAGACTATGCAAGAATGCGAATGCAGCTACAGacgatatataattatattttatatataattttgagaTTGTTAAGGTTttcttaaattgttttaatttgaaaagttAAACTTAAATTACATAGTAACTAAACTTTTCTGCAACAATGTAACAGTGACAAGACCCATGAACAAAAAGCTAGACACCTGTGAACGTTTGTACATATGTTTAATGCCCAGGTGGGGGCGTACTAGCTCTGTGCTTGTTTAGTGCTGTTTTCTTACCTGTTGAGCTGGGTCTACTGAGTTTACATAAACCGTCCTTAATAATATCGCTAGTGGTTCATCTTTCTGATGAATAGTTTCATTAATTTCAGAATctgcacaaaaatgaaaacatattggCGATAAGCACAACAAGGCAAAGTACACCACCATTTCATTCTGTTTACACAaagttttataatattaatattgttctttaatgagtttttatttttttaaggaaacaaaacatttacagcgCCATATCAATGACGAGCATCTGCCTTGACAGGGCCCTGTGGAGGCTGGCTCTTGTAAGCAGTGCCAGACTAAACCAAACCCAAACTACTCCTTATTCATTCGAATATTTGACAAACTTGATCATCAGTCTATTATATCGTGCTACTGTCCATGCATCATTAACTAAGAATGATACCAACTAATGGAAAGAGAAATACTGTAAACTGTCTATATTTCTGGCAATGGTTTTGCAACATTATCCAGAAGTATGCATTGCATTATTAATGATTCCTGTATTACCATATTGCAGAATTAGATTATGTTGTCAGTTTTACAGTTAGTCAACCCCAAAACGTATAGACATGTTTAGAACGTCTTTATACTCAAA
The Polyodon spathula isolate WHYD16114869_AA chromosome 5, ASM1765450v1, whole genome shotgun sequence DNA segment above includes these coding regions:
- the ndufaf4 gene encoding NADH dehydrogenase [ubiquinone] 1 alpha subcomplex assembly factor 4 translates to MGGRVSRVFRNFNLENRVHREIGKPKPSAAPRHPSTKDFVDKMSKHSEINETIHQKDEPLAILLRTVYVNSVDPAQQDLKQKDVPALMEEERRLPKSRLQGNPSGFSDVQNVPKGKLSIVEALTVLNNYKHSPKIWTAEKIAQEYCLDLKHTKALLEFFIPFEVKIIPPKSEDKKRIKAT